One window from the genome of Mucilaginibacter ginsenosidivorans encodes:
- a CDS encoding OmpA family protein gives MNYSTLKKTVALSLVSLLAVGMVNAQTDTTKAATMAMADTATTAKVFGGRAQYNTWSVGLNVGLTSQTLATGGSNDYSDKKISLGYGLSVRNQLAHSFALQFDFRGGKVQGSDASTNLPATYSTKFWQGTISGVVNVATIDYIRRKNAVNFFVTAGAGLAWYNPTGVTRTGAPFDFKAATGSNVKEFVVPIGAGVKFRLSDALALNLGYTENFIDGDNFDGYKNGGAASKDHYSYGYAGLEYTFGPKSKPNLDWVNPVAMMYDELYDAALRQEVEALKGRVGNVENAINDLKKDSDGDGVADQFDKCPNTPAGTVVDGSGCPINFPKIDTSLFVRKPVMGDAKAYSNIQFEFDSSVLRTSSYPALDLTSADLRANADKKIELDGFASSEGTAAHNMRLSKDRANSVKTYLVNSGVDAKRVKVKAFGETHPIADNSTEEGRVLNRRVEFKQK, from the coding sequence CTACATTAAAAAAAACAGTTGCCCTTTCACTAGTCTCGCTTCTGGCTGTTGGAATGGTCAATGCTCAAACGGACACCACTAAAGCAGCGACCATGGCCATGGCAGATACCGCAACTACTGCCAAAGTATTTGGCGGCAGGGCTCAATACAACACCTGGAGTGTTGGTTTAAACGTCGGGCTTACGTCCCAGACACTTGCTACGGGCGGATCTAATGATTACTCTGATAAAAAGATCTCTCTTGGTTATGGCCTTTCAGTTCGTAATCAGTTAGCTCACTCATTTGCTTTGCAATTCGATTTCCGCGGTGGCAAAGTACAGGGAAGTGACGCCAGCACAAATTTACCTGCTACTTATTCAACAAAGTTTTGGCAGGGAACCATCAGTGGTGTTGTTAACGTTGCAACCATTGATTACATCCGCCGCAAAAATGCTGTTAACTTCTTCGTTACCGCCGGTGCAGGTTTAGCATGGTACAACCCAACTGGTGTTACCAGGACAGGTGCTCCATTTGACTTTAAAGCAGCTACTGGTAGCAATGTAAAGGAATTTGTTGTTCCAATTGGCGCAGGTGTTAAATTCAGGTTATCTGACGCTCTTGCTCTGAACCTGGGTTACACTGAAAACTTTATTGACGGCGATAACTTTGACGGTTACAAAAACGGTGGCGCTGCCAGCAAAGATCATTATTCTTATGGCTATGCAGGCCTGGAATACACCTTTGGTCCGAAATCAAAACCGAATTTGGATTGGGTGAACCCTGTAGCTATGATGTATGACGAATTGTACGACGCCGCTCTTCGCCAGGAAGTTGAAGCTTTGAAAGGCCGTGTAGGCAATGTTGAAAATGCGATTAACGACCTGAAGAAAGATTCTGACGGTGACGGTGTTGCTGACCAGTTCGACAAGTGTCCGAACACTCCTGCAGGTACTGTAGTTGACGGCTCTGGTTGCCCTATCAATTTCCCTAAGATCGATACTTCACTGTTCGTAAGGAAACCAGTTATGGGTGATGCAAAAGCTTATTCAAACATCCAGTTCGAATTCGACAGCTCTGTATTGAGAACTTCGTCTTACCCTGCGTTGGATCTGACTTCTGCTGATCTGCGTGCAAATGCTGACAAGAAGATCGAATTAGATGGCTTCGCTTCATCTGAAGGTACCGCTGCTCACAACATGCGTTTGTCTAAAGACCGTGCTAACTCAGTAAAAACTTACTTGGTTAACTCTGGTGTTGATGCAAAACGTGTTAAAGTGAAAGCATTCGGCGAAACTCATCCGATAGCAGATAACTCAACTGAAGAAGGACGTGTATTAAACCGCCGCGTTGAGTTCAAACAAAAATAA
- a CDS encoding DUF6728 family protein, whose amino-acid sequence MYFFRKKDPNRPTSFNLKVMHIINATAIIMFVAGIIYKLLQWFVFKKP is encoded by the coding sequence ATGTACTTTTTCAGGAAGAAAGATCCTAACAGGCCAACCAGCTTTAATCTGAAGGTGATGCATATCATCAATGCTACCGCAATAATCATGTTTGTCGCGGGCATCATCTACAAACTGCTGCAATGGTTCGTTTTTAAAAAGCCATGA
- a CDS encoding RidA family protein, whose protein sequence is MKSVINTANAPAPIGPYSQAIATGGLLFVSGQIPMNPVTGEIISSDIKAETKQVMENIAAILSKADVSFADVVKTTIFLTDMQSFAHVNEVYGTYFTDKFPARETVQVAALPKNVNVEISVIAVKS, encoded by the coding sequence ATGAAATCAGTAATCAACACGGCAAACGCGCCTGCGCCTATCGGTCCTTACAGCCAGGCCATAGCCACGGGAGGCTTACTATTTGTATCGGGGCAGATACCCATGAACCCTGTAACCGGCGAGATCATCTCCTCAGATATTAAGGCTGAAACTAAACAGGTTATGGAAAATATAGCGGCCATACTTTCTAAGGCAGACGTTAGTTTTGCTGATGTAGTAAAGACCACCATTTTCCTTACGGATATGCAAAGCTTCGCCCATGTAAATGAGGTTTATGGGACATATTTCACCGATAAGTTTCCGGCGCGCGAAACTGTGCAGGTAGCTGCGCTCCCAAAAAACGTGAATGTCGAAATATCCGTAATCGCTGTAAAATCCTGA